The Haloarcula rubripromontorii region GGTCTCCGCGGCCGCGACCTCGCTGATGGTATCACGCACTGTCCGGGCCGCCCGCGGGTCAAGTCCCGAGGTGGGTTCGTCCAGAAAGAGTACCTCGGGGTCGTGCAACAGCGCCTGGACGAGGCCGAGCTTCTGTTTCATCCCCTTCGAGTACGTCTCGACGCGCCGGTCGGCGTCCGCGTCGAGGTCGAACCGGTCGAGCAGCGACTCCACGCGGTTCCAGTCCTCGTGCCCGCGCAGGCCGGCGACGTACTCCAGTTGCTCGCGGCCGGTGAGTTCGTCGTACAGCGGCGGCTCCTCCGGGAGGAAGCCGATGTGTTCGACCACTGCGGCGCGGTCGGCGACCGACTCGCCCGCGACCCGTGCGGTGCCGCTCGTCGGGTTCGTCAGCGTCGTCAGGATGCGAATCGTCGAGGTCTTACCCGCGCCGTTGGGGCCGAGAAAGCCGAAGACGCTCCCGCGTGGGACCGTGAGGTCGAGGTCTTCTATCGCCGAGAGCCCGCTGTAGCGCTTCGTCAACCCCTCGGTAACGATTGCGGGTGCTGGAGGGCACATACTGACACTGCCGTTTCGACTGTGAAAAGGTCTTGTTGTTGTCGAGTGTCGGGTCCACACGCCAGTCTGCCGACGTTACTCTTCGACCGCTGCGTCGGCGGTATCGGCGTCCGCGTCCTCATCTTCGTCACCG contains the following coding sequences:
- a CDS encoding ABC transporter ATP-binding protein, with the translated sequence MCPPAPAIVTEGLTKRYSGLSAIEDLDLTVPRGSVFGFLGPNGAGKTSTIRILTTLTNPTSGTARVAGESVADRAAVVEHIGFLPEEPPLYDELTGREQLEYVAGLRGHEDWNRVESLLDRFDLDADADRRVETYSKGMKQKLGLVQALLHDPEVLFLDEPTSGLDPRAARTVRDTISEVAAAETTVFLSTHILPVVEELADTVGVLYDGDLVAEGSPAELTDGVESGSTLEDVFLDVTSEHPGER